In Xenopus laevis strain J_2021 chromosome 2S, Xenopus_laevis_v10.1, whole genome shotgun sequence, a genomic segment contains:
- the LOC108709156 gene encoding olfactory receptor 52E2, giving the protein MSNLSRANQISSPFILIGIPGMEEMHVWISIPLCCMYIVTISANITVLLIIKADRRLHQPMYLLLSMLLVTDLVQSNAAIPKMLLIFWFKLREITFGECLVQMFFIHSLSLMSTSVLVTMAFDRYVAICHPLRYSTILTNSMIAKLGLFVIIRGTLMIFPLPMLVLRLQFCGNRVIEHTYCEHIAVAKLSCGDIRVNFLYGLIIPLLVAGLDTTCLTVSYIMIIRTVLRLPNREARYKVGNTCAAHVGVILVFYIPVLFSFMSQRFGASSTPSVQILISNIYLIIPQMLNPIIYGIKTKEIRKKVSKLIAL; this is encoded by the coding sequence ATGTCAAACCTCAGCAGAGCCAATCAGATCTCCTCTCCATTCATCCTGATTGGGATCCCAGGGATGGAAGAGATGCATGTTTGGATCTCAATACCACTGTGTTGCATGTATATAGTAACCATTTCAGCCAACATTACTGTTCTTCTTATCATTAAAGCTGACAGGAGGCTTCACCAGCCAATGTACCTGCTCCTTTCCATGTTGTTAGTCACTGACCTTGTCCAGTCAAATGCCGCCATTCCCAAGATGCTGCTGATCTTCTGGTTCAAGCTAAGAGAGATCACTTTTGGGGAATGTCTAGTGCAGATGTTCTTTATCCATTCTTTGTCCTTGATGTCGACTTCTGTACTAGTGACTATGGCCTTTGATCGTTATGTGGCCATTTGCCACCCACTGAGATACTCCACCATCCTGACCAATTCCATGATTGCAAAACTGGGACTGTTTGTGATAATAAGGGGGACATTAATGATATTTCCTCTCCCAATGCTTGTCTTAAGGCTCCAATTTTGTGGGAATCGTGTCATTGAACACACATACTGTGAGCACATAGCGGTGGCAAAGCTCTCCTGTGGCGATATCAGAGTCAATTTTTTGTATGGGTTAATAATTCCTTTGCTAGTGGCAGGATTAGATACAACATGTCTTACTGTGTCCTACATCATGATTATAAGGACTGTGCTGAGACTTCCCAACAGAGAAGCCAGATATAAGGTTGGTAACACATGTGCTGCCCATGTTGGTGTTATCTTAGTGTTTTATATCCCAGTCCTCTTCTCCTTCATGTCTCAGAGATTTGGGGCTTCTTCAACCCCATCTGTCCAAATCCTTATTTCCAACATCTACCTGATCATCCCTCAAATGTTGAATCCAATCATATATGGCATAAAAACCAAAGAGATTCGCAAGAAGGTGTCAAAATTAATTGCCCTCTGA